A genomic stretch from Deinococcus humi includes:
- a CDS encoding MFS transporter: MTVRAAAPHPLLFAALGTLVFLNVYAPQSLLPVLAREYGAGAAEVGFVVGATTLAMALASPLVGVLADAVGRRRVVVWAFALLTIPAVLAVFAPTLASLNAARFAQGLLIPGVMVALNAYVAEEVLPGGRARALTLYVTGTVLGGFLGRFLAGLVAAPWGWHAAFWLLALTSLSGFVLARAGLPAEQHFTPQRDVRIVLAGLSAHLRNRALLATCAVGFLILFTLVGLFNTLTLRLAAAPYGLNTAQTGLIFAVYLLGVVITPVAGPLLALRGPRIALLTAVGASLTGLLLTLAAPLPLIIVGVAAGACGVFLAQSAALNAVQREVTRARSLASGLYHAAYYGGGAAASILAGHAYEGGGWPSVVLLVTGSMALAGVVGLLGWRKTVLH; encoded by the coding sequence ATGACTGTTCGGGCCGCCGCGCCCCATCCTCTGCTGTTCGCCGCGCTGGGCACGCTGGTCTTCCTGAATGTCTACGCGCCGCAGAGCCTGTTGCCTGTGCTGGCGCGGGAATACGGTGCGGGCGCGGCAGAGGTGGGGTTCGTGGTGGGCGCCACCACCCTGGCGATGGCGCTGGCCTCGCCGCTGGTGGGCGTGCTGGCCGACGCGGTGGGGCGCAGGCGTGTGGTGGTTTGGGCCTTTGCGCTGCTCACCATCCCGGCAGTGCTGGCGGTCTTTGCGCCCACCCTGGCCTCTCTGAACGCCGCGCGCTTCGCGCAGGGCCTGCTCATTCCCGGCGTGATGGTGGCCCTGAACGCCTACGTGGCCGAGGAAGTGCTGCCCGGCGGGCGCGCCCGCGCCCTGACCCTGTACGTGACGGGTACGGTGCTGGGCGGCTTTCTGGGCCGCTTTCTGGCCGGACTGGTGGCCGCGCCGTGGGGCTGGCACGCCGCGTTCTGGTTGCTGGCGCTGACGTCGCTGAGCGGGTTTGTGCTGGCCCGCGCCGGATTGCCCGCCGAACAGCACTTCACTCCGCAAAGGGACGTTCGCATAGTGCTGGCCGGGTTGAGCGCCCACCTGCGAAATCGGGCGCTGCTGGCGACCTGCGCGGTGGGCTTTCTGATTCTGTTCACTCTGGTGGGGCTGTTCAACACGCTGACGTTGCGGCTGGCGGCTGCGCCCTATGGACTGAACACCGCCCAGACCGGACTGATCTTCGCCGTGTATCTGCTGGGCGTGGTCATCACGCCGGTGGCCGGGCCGCTGCTGGCGTTGCGCGGTCCCCGCATCGCGCTGCTGACGGCCGTGGGGGCCAGCCTGACCGGGCTGCTGCTGACACTGGCCGCACCGTTGCCCCTGATCATCGTGGGGGTGGCGGCGGGGGCCTGCGGCGTCTTTCTGGCCCAGTCCGCTGCCCTGAATGCCGTGCAGCGCGAGGTCACGCGGGCGCGCAGCCTGGCGTCGGGGCTGTACCACGCGGCGTACTACGGTGGGGGTGCCGCTGCCAGCATCCTGGCCGGCCACGCCTACGAGGGCGGCGGCTGGCCCTCTGTGGTGCTGCTGGTGACCGGTAGCATGGCGCTGGCAGGGGTGGTGGGCTTGCTGGGCTGGCGGAAAACTGTTCTCCACTGA
- a CDS encoding MBL fold metallo-hydrolase produces MSAPISTPVHAPPIAARHVTSGGTRVYTLNVPAFPHFAANVFVVVRGEPEAPEYTALVDTGGSHEASTAALEAGLTAIRHEHAEAVSWDTLSRVVVTHPHPDHVAGLPFVRTRTPAPVAAHEGAVGTIERPQGDPVARQTDMEDHIRWLGLMGAGTEAEYAERLRRRARNTMLPEAVTVQTPLRDGDVLDGVFTVIHTPGHEGSQVCLRVDDLLLSADHLLPRNSPPLMPRRFQRGAGLEHYLASLNRIEELEGVTVALGGHDGPMTDWRSRIQQLRDRYDDKLRAVLEAAAEPITLHDLTHALHPRLKSIQAILLLDQTAALAEYLAGHGELLETQREDGAALFRRA; encoded by the coding sequence ATGAGTGCGCCCATCTCCACCCCAGTCCATGCTCCGCCGATTGCTGCCCGCCATGTCACCTCCGGTGGCACGCGGGTCTACACGCTGAACGTGCCGGCTTTTCCGCACTTCGCCGCGAACGTCTTTGTGGTGGTGCGGGGCGAGCCCGAGGCGCCCGAATACACCGCGCTGGTGGACACTGGCGGCAGCCACGAGGCCAGCACCGCCGCGCTGGAGGCCGGACTGACGGCCATCCGCCATGAGCACGCAGAGGCGGTGTCATGGGACACGCTGAGCCGCGTGGTGGTCACGCATCCCCACCCGGACCATGTGGCGGGGCTGCCGTTCGTGCGAACCCGGACGCCTGCGCCCGTCGCCGCGCACGAGGGAGCGGTCGGGACCATTGAACGGCCGCAGGGTGATCCAGTGGCGCGACAGACGGACATGGAAGACCATATTCGTTGGCTGGGCCTGATGGGCGCTGGCACCGAAGCGGAATATGCCGAACGTCTGCGCCGCCGCGCCCGAAATACCATGCTGCCTGAGGCAGTGACGGTGCAGACGCCCTTGCGGGATGGTGACGTGCTGGACGGGGTGTTCACCGTGATCCACACCCCCGGCCATGAGGGTTCGCAGGTCTGCTTGCGCGTGGACGATCTGCTCCTGAGCGCCGATCATCTGCTGCCGCGCAACTCGCCGCCTCTGATGCCCCGGCGGTTTCAGCGGGGGGCGGGGCTGGAGCATTACCTCGCCTCGCTGAATCGCATCGAGGAACTGGAGGGCGTAACCGTGGCCCTGGGCGGGCACGACGGCCCCATGACCGACTGGCGATCGCGGATCCAGCAACTCCGGGACCGTTACGATGACAAGTTACGCGCCGTGCTGGAGGCTGCCGCCGAGCCGATCACCCTCCATGATCTGACCCACGCCCTGCATCCCCGCCTGAAGTCCATTCAGGCCATCCTGCTGCTGGACCAGACGGCGGCGCTGGCCGAATATCTGGCCGGGCACGGAGAACTGCTGGAAACCCAGCGGGAGGATGGGGCGGCCCTGTTCAGACGGGCATGA
- the yidD gene encoding membrane protein insertion efficiency factor YidD → MFSIDAPALTGIALYQRWLSPHKGFRCAHAAFYGGESCSAAIARTIRERGLVGSGPAIAARFAACRQTYSHLSPQLTGGPRVRGLCCCGPLPIPFRCG, encoded by the coding sequence ATGTTCAGCATTGACGCCCCCGCCCTGACCGGAATCGCGCTGTATCAACGCTGGCTGTCCCCGCACAAGGGCTTCCGCTGTGCCCACGCCGCCTTCTACGGGGGCGAGTCCTGCTCTGCGGCCATCGCCCGCACGATTCGGGAACGCGGTCTGGTGGGGAGCGGTCCGGCTATTGCCGCCCGTTTTGCGGCCTGTCGTCAGACTTACAGCCACCTGTCCCCACAGCTTACCGGTGGGCCGCGTGTCCGAGGGCTGTGTTGCTGTGGTCCGCTTCCCATCCCCTTCCGCTGTGGCTGA
- a CDS encoding malate dehydrogenase, producing the protein MANKEPVRVAVTGAAGQIGYSLLFRIASGDMLGKDQPVILQLLEVTPALKALQGVVMELRDCAFPLLADIVTSDDPNVAFKDAEYALLVGAMPRKAGMERGDLLSANGGIFKPQGEALNKVASRDVKVLVVGNPANTNALIAQQNAPDLDPKQFTAMVRLDHNRAVSQLAEKTGQPVTAIENLTIWGNHSSTQYPDLSAATVDGKPALDLVDREWYESQYIPTVAKRGAAIIEARGASSAASAASAAIDHMHDWALGTPDGQWVSMGIPSDGSYGVPEGLIYGFPVKCRNGKYEIVQGLDISDFSRGKMDATAQELQEERDEVRKLGLVK; encoded by the coding sequence ATGGCGAATAAAGAACCCGTTCGTGTGGCGGTGACCGGCGCGGCTGGTCAGATCGGCTACAGCCTGCTGTTTCGCATCGCATCCGGCGACATGCTGGGCAAGGATCAGCCCGTCATCCTGCAACTGCTGGAAGTCACCCCGGCGCTCAAGGCGCTGCAGGGCGTCGTGATGGAACTGCGTGACTGCGCCTTCCCCCTGCTGGCCGACATCGTGACCAGCGACGATCCCAACGTGGCCTTCAAGGACGCTGAGTACGCCCTGCTGGTGGGCGCCATGCCGCGCAAGGCGGGCATGGAACGCGGCGATCTGCTGTCGGCCAACGGCGGCATCTTCAAGCCCCAGGGCGAGGCGCTGAACAAGGTTGCCAGCCGGGACGTGAAAGTGCTGGTGGTGGGCAACCCTGCCAACACCAACGCGCTGATCGCCCAGCAGAATGCGCCTGACCTCGATCCTAAGCAGTTCACGGCCATGGTGCGGCTGGATCACAACCGCGCTGTCTCGCAGCTGGCCGAGAAGACCGGGCAGCCCGTGACCGCCATCGAGAACCTGACCATCTGGGGCAACCACTCCAGCACCCAGTACCCGGACCTGAGCGCCGCCACGGTGGACGGCAAGCCCGCCCTGGATCTGGTGGACCGCGAGTGGTACGAGAGCCAGTACATCCCCACCGTCGCCAAGCGTGGCGCGGCCATCATCGAGGCGCGCGGGGCCAGCAGCGCCGCAAGTGCGGCCAGTGCAGCGATTGACCATATGCACGACTGGGCGCTGGGCACCCCCGACGGGCAGTGGGTCAGCATGGGGATTCCCAGCGACGGCAGCTACGGCGTCCCGGAAGGGCTGATCTACGGCTTTCCGGTCAAGTGCAGGAACGGCAAGTACGAGATCGTGCAGGGCCTGGACATTTCCGACTTCAGCCGGGGCAAGATGGACGCCACTGCGCAGGAATTACAGGAAGAGCGCGACGAAGTTCGCAAACTCGGCCTGGTCAAGTAA
- the trmH gene encoding tRNA (guanosine(18)-2'-O)-methyltransferase TrmH, whose product MTPERYAKILRVLSKRQPTLTVLMDQVNKPHNLSAIIRTCDAVGVLTAHAVPPGNGKPLDFEGNTFEATSGSAHKWVRVQTHADTLEAVRDLQGQGVQVLATHLSQRSVDYREADYTRPTCVLLGAEKWGVADAAADAADANIVIPMFGMVQSLNVSVAAATILFEAQRQRLAAGMYDTPQLEPSELTRLAFEWGYPDLAPAYRERGEAYPALDDHGQIMD is encoded by the coding sequence ATGACCCCCGAGCGCTACGCCAAAATTCTGCGGGTGCTGAGCAAACGCCAGCCCACCCTGACCGTGTTGATGGATCAGGTCAACAAGCCCCACAATCTCTCGGCCATCATCCGCACCTGCGACGCGGTGGGGGTCCTCACCGCCCACGCCGTGCCGCCGGGCAATGGCAAACCTCTGGATTTTGAGGGCAACACCTTCGAGGCCACCTCGGGCAGCGCGCATAAATGGGTGCGGGTGCAGACGCACGCGGACACGTTGGAGGCCGTGCGCGACCTGCAGGGGCAGGGCGTGCAGGTGCTCGCCACCCACCTCTCGCAGCGCAGCGTGGACTACCGCGAGGCAGACTACACCCGCCCCACCTGCGTGCTGCTGGGCGCGGAAAAATGGGGTGTGGCCGACGCGGCGGCGGACGCAGCGGACGCCAACATCGTCATTCCCATGTTCGGCATGGTGCAGAGCCTGAACGTCTCGGTGGCAGCGGCCACCATTTTGTTCGAGGCGCAGCGGCAGCGGCTGGCGGCAGGGATGTACGACACACCCCAGCTCGAGCCGAGCGAACTGACCCGGCTGGCCTTCGAGTGGGGCTACCCGGATCTGGCCCCGGCGTACCGCGAGCGGGGAGAAGCCTATCCAGCACTGGACGACCACGGCCAGATCATGGATTGA
- a CDS encoding enoyl-CoA hydratase/isomerase family protein yields MSPQPMNLEQLCVPGAYPGLHLQAHDLTDSGSGILEIVIRSEKTLNSVNAEAHRALTQVWRDIDAAAGVRCVLIRGEGRGFSSGGDFTLIEEMSSDFTALARVWREARDLVYNVVNCGKPIVSAIHGPCVGAGLAVALLSDVSVAARTARILDGHVRLGVAAGDHAAIIWPLLCGLNKAKYHLLTGEPVSGEEAERIGLVSLCVPDDELLDRAWKVARTLAAGSPTAVRWTKYALNNWLRAMGPTFDASLALEFLGFTGPDVKEGLSSLREKREPNFAEDAPI; encoded by the coding sequence ATGAGCCCACAACCCATGAATCTGGAGCAACTGTGCGTCCCCGGTGCCTACCCTGGCCTGCACCTGCAAGCGCATGACCTGACCGACAGCGGCAGCGGCATCCTGGAAATCGTGATCCGTTCCGAAAAGACGCTCAACAGCGTCAACGCTGAGGCCCACCGCGCACTCACCCAGGTCTGGCGCGATATCGACGCCGCCGCTGGCGTGCGCTGCGTGCTGATCCGGGGCGAGGGGCGCGGCTTTTCCTCGGGTGGGGATTTCACGCTGATCGAGGAGATGAGCAGCGACTTCACGGCCCTGGCCCGCGTGTGGCGCGAGGCCCGTGATCTGGTCTACAACGTCGTCAACTGCGGCAAGCCCATCGTGAGCGCCATCCACGGCCCCTGCGTGGGTGCGGGGCTGGCGGTGGCGCTGCTCTCGGACGTGAGCGTGGCGGCCAGAACGGCCCGCATTCTGGACGGCCATGTGCGGCTGGGGGTGGCGGCGGGCGATCACGCCGCGATCATCTGGCCGTTGCTGTGCGGCTTGAACAAGGCCAAGTACCACCTGCTGACCGGCGAACCCGTCTCTGGCGAGGAGGCTGAGCGAATTGGCTTGGTCAGCCTGTGTGTGCCGGATGACGAGCTTCTGGACCGCGCCTGGAAAGTGGCCCGCACCCTGGCGGCGGGCAGCCCCACAGCTGTCCGATGGACGAAATACGCCCTGAACAACTGGCTGCGGGCGATGGGGCCAACTTTCGACGCCAGCCTCGCGCTGGAATTCCTGGGCTTTACCGGCCCCGACGTGAAGGAAGGCCTGAGCAGCCTGCGCGAGAAGCGTGAGCCGAACTTCGCGGAGGACGCGCCCATTTGA
- the mscL gene encoding large conductance mechanosensitive channel protein MscL, giving the protein MLSGFQKFLLRGNLIDLAVGVLIGAAFSRVVDSFTSGLILPIIGIFGGVPDFTALTFTINGSIFKYGAFLTALLSFVLTAAIIYFLVIVPVNHLTERLKREKKPPVVEPSNEEKLLAEIRDVLKAQSTGNGPSRL; this is encoded by the coding sequence ATGCTCAGTGGATTCCAGAAGTTTCTGTTGCGCGGCAATCTCATTGATCTGGCGGTCGGTGTCCTGATCGGCGCGGCCTTCAGCAGGGTGGTGGACTCCTTTACCAGCGGCCTGATCCTGCCGATCATCGGCATCTTTGGTGGGGTGCCGGATTTCACGGCTCTGACCTTCACGATCAACGGCAGTATTTTCAAGTACGGCGCGTTCCTCACGGCGCTGCTCAGCTTTGTCCTGACGGCGGCCATCATCTACTTTCTGGTCATCGTGCCGGTAAATCACCTGACCGAACGCCTCAAGCGCGAGAAGAAGCCACCCGTGGTCGAACCCAGCAACGAGGAAAAACTGCTGGCCGAGATCCGGGACGTGCTCAAAGCCCAGTCCACCGGAAACGGACCTTCCAGGCTCTAG
- a CDS encoding SRPBCC family protein, which translates to MSMNSAGGGQRVTPPDQRSTGASMAGAERGLVGVMGVFLLTAGVRSGSAVQKLVFSGLGAGLTALALSGRSPVATALKIRQNADGETLVSDAVTIGKGADELYAIWRRFENLPSLMKHLERVEVLDERRSRWTVKAPAGYSGGEVSWEAEMTADEPGRRIAWQSLPDAQIENSGEVQFRAAPGNRGTEVLVRLKYRPPGGTTGVVVARVLGQEPSQQLRDDLMRFKREQELGGYHPTTEGQSSGRASKGGQA; encoded by the coding sequence ATGAGTATGAATTCCGCAGGGGGTGGGCAGCGGGTGACCCCACCGGATCAGCGCAGCACCGGAGCCAGCATGGCGGGCGCAGAGCGCGGACTCGTTGGCGTGATGGGCGTTTTCCTGCTGACAGCAGGCGTGCGTTCCGGTTCCGCCGTCCAGAAACTGGTCTTCAGCGGACTGGGGGCGGGCCTGACCGCACTGGCCCTGTCCGGGCGCAGTCCGGTGGCGACGGCGCTGAAGATCCGGCAGAACGCCGACGGCGAAACGCTGGTGAGTGACGCTGTGACGATTGGGAAGGGCGCGGACGAACTGTACGCGATCTGGCGCAGGTTCGAGAATCTGCCCAGCTTGATGAAGCACCTTGAGCGCGTGGAAGTTCTGGACGAGCGGCGTTCGCGCTGGACGGTCAAGGCCCCGGCGGGGTACAGCGGCGGCGAGGTCAGCTGGGAGGCAGAAATGACCGCCGACGAGCCGGGGCGGCGCATCGCGTGGCAGTCGCTGCCGGACGCCCAGATCGAGAACAGCGGCGAGGTGCAGTTCCGGGCCGCTCCGGGGAACCGGGGCACCGAGGTTCTGGTGCGTCTGAAATATCGTCCCCCGGGCGGTACAACTGGAGTGGTAGTTGCCCGCGTGCTGGGGCAGGAGCCGTCCCAGCAGCTGCGCGACGACCTGATGCGCTTCAAGCGCGAGCAGGAACTGGGGGGCTATCACCCCACCACCGAAGGTCAAAGCAGCGGACGCGCGAGCAAGGGAGGTCAGGCATGA
- a CDS encoding SDR family NAD(P)-dependent oxidoreductase: MRIPKRLLLAAAVTAIATRRQFKSRYDLTGKSVLITGGSRGLGLVLAAEFLKRGARVMLMARDAAELERAADQLAAGGRVHTVTGDVTREEDLHRALAEVQRVFGGLDVLVNNAGLIQGGPLDNMTEANFREIMEVNTFAPLRLTRLALPELRRSGGRVLLVSSVGGQVAIPHLAPYSVSKFALTGLGQALRAELAQDGVGVTTVCPTVMRTGSPRQATVKGQYRKEYGLFATVDNFPLISLDTEVAAKRMVDALVRGDAEAPIGGAALLLRHAQALAPQLTADLLALSTRLLPTATANDQGLPGREAESFLTRHNPIKSEAEEDFNQLGGGASERT, translated from the coding sequence ATGCGAATTCCCAAACGTCTGCTTCTGGCCGCTGCTGTCACGGCCATCGCTACACGCCGTCAGTTCAAGTCACGGTACGACCTGACCGGTAAGAGCGTGCTGATCACGGGTGGTTCACGCGGCCTGGGGCTGGTGCTGGCCGCCGAGTTCCTGAAGCGTGGAGCGCGGGTCATGCTGATGGCCCGCGACGCGGCTGAACTGGAGCGTGCCGCTGACCAACTTGCGGCGGGCGGGCGGGTTCACACTGTCACTGGAGACGTGACCCGCGAGGAGGATCTGCACCGTGCGCTGGCCGAGGTGCAGCGGGTGTTCGGTGGTCTGGATGTCCTGGTCAACAATGCGGGTTTGATCCAGGGCGGGCCGCTGGACAACATGACCGAGGCCAACTTCCGCGAGATCATGGAGGTCAATACCTTTGCGCCGCTGCGCCTGACCCGTCTGGCTCTGCCTGAACTGCGCCGCAGCGGCGGGCGAGTCCTGCTGGTGTCGTCGGTGGGGGGTCAGGTGGCCATCCCACACCTGGCGCCCTACAGCGTCAGCAAATTCGCCCTGACCGGGCTGGGACAGGCGCTGCGCGCCGAACTCGCCCAGGACGGTGTGGGCGTCACCACGGTCTGTCCCACTGTGATGCGAACCGGCAGCCCCCGGCAGGCGACGGTCAAGGGCCAGTACCGCAAGGAATACGGCCTGTTTGCCACTGTAGACAACTTCCCGCTGATCTCGCTGGACACTGAGGTGGCGGCCAAGCGCATGGTGGACGCCCTGGTGCGTGGCGACGCCGAGGCTCCGATCGGCGGCGCCGCCCTGCTTCTGCGGCATGCTCAGGCGCTGGCCCCGCAACTCACCGCCGATCTTCTGGCGCTGTCAACCCGCCTGTTGCCCACCGCCACTGCCAATGACCAGGGGCTGCCGGGCCGTGAGGCCGAGTCGTTCCTCACCCGTCACAACCCCATCAAGAGCGAGGCCGAAGAGGACTTCAACCAGTTGGGCGGCGGGGCCAGCGAGCGGACGTAG
- a CDS encoding AIM24 family protein: MTHMQLVQEQKGDGVTFRIHALTHVTRYSVGTDGDLAETRQMDGRFTVEAQLHGSGVLIEPGAFQYSHGNITANVEQQAKGGFLSRAIATAGTGESAFATRFTGQGKVWTEPTHKHFIIAESSGAKGDEMILDDKAFYMAQDTMQLGTHTHNSIAGALSGNGLRQPKLSGRGIFVVESPVPVSEVEVIELSGNDSLIVDGDLMLMYSASLRVELRPLVRGLRNAMRSGEGLVFMISGQGTVFLTPTHRNVSAATL; this comes from the coding sequence ATGACCCATATGCAGCTTGTGCAGGAGCAGAAAGGCGACGGCGTAACCTTCCGCATCCATGCGCTGACCCATGTGACGCGCTACTCGGTGGGGACAGACGGTGACCTGGCCGAGACGCGTCAGATGGACGGGCGTTTCACGGTGGAGGCCCAGCTACACGGTTCCGGTGTGCTGATCGAGCCAGGCGCTTTCCAGTACAGCCACGGCAACATCACGGCCAACGTGGAACAGCAGGCCAAGGGCGGCTTCCTGAGCCGGGCCATCGCCACGGCGGGCACCGGCGAGAGTGCCTTCGCCACCCGCTTCACCGGTCAGGGCAAGGTCTGGACCGAGCCCACGCACAAGCATTTCATTATCGCGGAATCCAGCGGGGCCAAGGGCGACGAGATGATTCTCGACGACAAGGCGTTCTACATGGCCCAGGACACCATGCAACTGGGCACGCACACCCACAACTCGATTGCCGGGGCACTGTCGGGCAACGGGCTGCGCCAGCCCAAGCTGTCCGGGCGGGGCATTTTCGTGGTGGAATCCCCGGTCCCGGTCTCGGAAGTGGAGGTAATCGAACTGAGCGGCAACGACAGCCTGATCGTGGACGGCGATCTGATGCTGATGTACAGCGCTTCGCTCAGGGTAGAACTGCGCCCACTGGTGCGCGGCCTGCGCAATGCCATGCGCAGCGGCGAGGGCTTGGTCTTCATGATCAGCGGTCAGGGCACCGTGTTCCTGACGCCCACGCACCGCAACGTCTCGGCGGCAACCCTGTAA
- a CDS encoding phosphotransferase enzyme family protein: MNPPLALLDAWNLRLQGELGGRLNRHWQVRDRQERAVLRRWHAPEAEVRYELDVLNLVSRTHLNLPLLRRGPQAMDGALWSLHDFVPGNPAPREDARRRGRWLADLQARWRDLPCPPPRPGWSDALDVLNDPVADALLDAQEIAHPSNVRLCRWHLHRARTALAEVRPGPRPQTLIHGDFTPWNLRVQMDVWTGLLDFEFTRPADPMEDFALAWRGVHDDVVRGYAEHSALNDEDLALLTPLWWAHLLGAALHDLERGIRDDGWSTRKLLVRSPLMGALAAPYPG; the protein is encoded by the coding sequence ATGAACCCGCCCCTGGCACTTCTTGACGCCTGGAATCTCCGGTTACAGGGAGAACTGGGAGGTCGCCTGAACCGCCACTGGCAAGTCCGGGACAGACAGGAGAGGGCCGTTCTGCGCCGCTGGCATGCTCCTGAGGCCGAAGTGAGGTACGAGCTGGACGTTTTGAATCTGGTGAGCAGGACACACCTGAATCTCCCCCTCCTTAGACGCGGGCCTCAGGCAATGGACGGCGCGTTGTGGTCCCTGCATGACTTTGTGCCGGGCAACCCTGCCCCCCGTGAGGACGCCCGCAGGCGTGGGCGCTGGCTGGCTGACCTGCAGGCCCGCTGGCGGGATTTACCATGCCCACCCCCGCGCCCGGGCTGGAGCGATGCCCTGGACGTTCTGAACGATCCAGTCGCCGACGCACTGCTGGACGCCCAGGAGATCGCCCATCCCTCGAACGTGCGGCTCTGCCGATGGCATCTGCATCGTGCCCGCACCGCCCTGGCAGAAGTTCGCCCCGGTCCGCGCCCCCAAACCCTCATCCACGGTGACTTCACGCCCTGGAATCTTCGTGTGCAGATGGACGTCTGGACCGGCCTGCTGGACTTCGAGTTCACCCGTCCCGCTGATCCCATGGAGGATTTTGCCCTTGCCTGGCGTGGGGTCCATGACGATGTGGTGCGCGGTTACGCCGAACACAGTGCGCTGAACGATGAAGACCTCGCACTGCTGACCCCGCTGTGGTGGGCGCATCTGCTGGGCGCGGCGCTGCACGATCTGGAGCGGGGCATCCGGGACGATGGCTGGAGTACCCGGAAACTCCTGGTGCGCTCTCCGCTGATGGGAGCACTGGCCGCGCCGTATCCCGGCTGA
- a CDS encoding zinc-dependent alcohol dehydrogenase, with product MKAIVWQGTNHVGVETVPDPTLLLPTDAIVRITSTAICGSDLHLLDGYIPSMEKGDILGHEFMGEVVEVGSAVKKVRVGERVIMPFNLACGVCDPCQRGLFSACDNSNPNHRMAEALYGATSASGLFGYSHLFGGYAGGQAQFVRVPFADVSCFAIESDLRDDQVLFLTDIFPTGYMAAENCAIVPGRDVVAVFGAGPVGQFAVRSAQMLGAAEVIVIDRVPERLRLAEAAGARTINYDETDVLVALHEATGGRGPDHVIDAVGLEAHGHGPGALLDTAEQKMRLSFDRITALRWAILSCAKGGTVSMPGVYGGLVDKMPLGAAFNKGLTFKMGQTHTHRYVRPLLQRIQQGEIDPSFVITHRAALSKGPELYKTFREKHDGCIKVVLDPWA from the coding sequence ATGAAGGCCATCGTCTGGCAGGGCACCAACCATGTGGGTGTGGAAACGGTCCCCGATCCCACGCTGTTGCTGCCCACCGACGCCATCGTGCGCATTACCTCCACTGCGATCTGCGGCTCGGACCTCCACCTGCTTGACGGCTACATCCCCAGTATGGAAAAGGGGGACATCCTGGGCCATGAGTTCATGGGCGAGGTGGTCGAGGTCGGTTCCGCCGTGAAAAAGGTGCGGGTGGGCGAGCGGGTGATCATGCCCTTTAACCTGGCCTGCGGAGTCTGCGATCCCTGCCAGCGTGGTCTGTTCAGCGCCTGCGACAATTCCAACCCCAATCACCGTATGGCCGAGGCACTGTACGGCGCCACCAGCGCCAGTGGGCTGTTCGGGTACTCTCACCTGTTCGGCGGCTACGCGGGCGGGCAGGCGCAATTTGTGCGGGTCCCATTCGCCGATGTGAGCTGCTTTGCCATCGAATCGGACCTGCGAGACGATCAGGTACTGTTCCTGACTGACATCTTCCCCACGGGTTACATGGCTGCCGAGAACTGCGCCATCGTGCCGGGCCGGGATGTGGTGGCGGTGTTCGGGGCCGGGCCGGTGGGCCAGTTCGCCGTGCGGAGCGCCCAGATGCTGGGGGCCGCCGAGGTGATCGTGATTGACCGCGTGCCTGAGCGGCTGCGGCTGGCCGAGGCGGCGGGCGCACGGACCATCAACTATGACGAAACCGACGTTCTGGTGGCCCTGCATGAGGCGACAGGCGGGCGTGGTCCCGATCACGTGATTGACGCGGTGGGGCTTGAAGCCCATGGTCATGGCCCTGGCGCATTGCTGGATACCGCCGAGCAGAAGATGCGGCTGAGCTTTGACCGGATCACAGCGCTACGCTGGGCTATCCTGAGCTGCGCCAAGGGCGGCACAGTCAGCATGCCAGGGGTCTACGGCGGTCTGGTGGACAAGATGCCGCTGGGAGCAGCCTTCAACAAGGGACTGACCTTCAAGATGGGGCAGACCCACACCCACCGCTACGTCCGCCCCCTGCTTCAGCGTATTCAGCAGGGCGAGATCGACCCCAGCTTCGTGATCACCCACCGCGCTGCGCTGTCGAAGGGACCAGAACTGTACAAGACCTTCCGTGAAAAGCACGACGGCTGCATCAAAGTGGTCCTGGACCCCTGGGCCTGA
- a CDS encoding WGxxGxxG family protein, with product MKRLAQSTLLFSLLLVAPVSAFAQTDTTTDTTTTNTTTAPVTTDDDGFDWGWLGLLGLAGLAGLRRRDDRAYPTNTTGTTTR from the coding sequence ATGAAACGACTTGCTCAGTCCACACTGCTGTTCTCCCTGTTGCTTGTTGCGCCTGTCTCGGCTTTCGCCCAGACTGACACCACCACGGACACGACGACTACAAATACCACCACGGCTCCGGTCACCACAGATGATGACGGCTTCGACTGGGGCTGGCTGGGGCTGCTGGGCCTGGCAGGCCTGGCGGGTCTGAGGCGCAGAGATGACCGTGCTTACCCCACGAACACCACGGGAACCACGACGCGCTGA